From Acidobacteriota bacterium, one genomic window encodes:
- a CDS encoding carboxypeptidase regulatory-like domain-containing protein, whose amino-acid sequence MKNIAHSKRTSLWPISLIILATFALIGVGVQISTTNSKAAADDRADGAPQYQIFDLGVVQAGDTASQGFGVSNGGVAVGRSFRTGATQAYSWTQSGGRVALPNLAGRNFAVANSANDNGIVVGTGATTAFGSGRLPLVWQNGVVSQLPLPAGETLGDANDVTTSGVAVGSVNAGTLQRAVIYSAGVATVITQTTATGCFFTTAFGINDSGRIVGQGIDPNNAARNVGIVYDMSSNTATEVGALPGSNGALAFGVSNSGFVTGSSMLNQGSGLPFRWSPSGGMVAVPLPVGTTQASGRGVNSAGWVVGTASSAFAIPFVWNGTTTYRLQDLIPANSGWDLSTNTSSSALGISDNGIIVGTGVFNGATRGYAMVPVGVTPTPTPSPTPTTFLAFGSTTYKQDESQSIDVTINRTGVTTGGTTAFLTLTSTRAVIGTAGCGTGADVINMTGNVINFNPGETSKTVTLGLCGDLSADTDETVNLTLTNVTPGASAPNSAVLTINDTANQFKNPAAISIIQGTAAGLYPSPIVVTGATTNAFRIRVTLYDFYSTKPDNLDVLLVGPNGAKYALVGDVGGPVAITEAGAVTLTLADYPNAVLPDSGPLATGIFKPTTCETPVTNFPAPAPAGPYVEPGCVVARTNAQSLYGNFAGVTANGTWNLYIRDDNGVARPENVDELTGELKGGWGIELLPSTATGIDISGRVLSPDGRGLRNATVTITDPQGNRRTATTGSFGYYKFFDVEAGSSVVMEVRSNRYRFSSRLVQVLDTITDLDFSGIE is encoded by the coding sequence ATGAAAAACATTGCCCATTCAAAACGCACATCGCTTTGGCCGATATCACTTATTATTCTCGCAACTTTCGCCCTGATCGGCGTCGGCGTTCAGATCTCGACAACGAACAGCAAAGCCGCGGCGGACGATCGTGCAGACGGTGCGCCGCAGTATCAGATCTTTGACCTCGGTGTGGTGCAGGCGGGCGATACGGCTTCGCAGGGGTTTGGTGTTTCGAACGGCGGCGTGGCGGTCGGGCGGTCGTTCCGGACCGGAGCGACGCAGGCATATAGCTGGACGCAGAGCGGCGGCCGCGTGGCGTTGCCTAATCTGGCGGGTCGGAATTTCGCCGTCGCGAATAGTGCGAATGACAACGGAATCGTCGTTGGAACGGGAGCGACGACGGCATTTGGGTCCGGCAGGCTTCCGCTGGTGTGGCAGAATGGCGTTGTCTCACAGCTTCCGCTCCCGGCGGGCGAAACGCTTGGCGATGCGAACGATGTGACGACTTCAGGAGTTGCGGTTGGCTCGGTCAATGCCGGAACTCTGCAGCGGGCGGTGATCTACAGTGCCGGAGTTGCGACCGTGATAACGCAAACGACTGCGACCGGATGCTTTTTCACCACCGCGTTCGGCATCAACGATTCGGGCCGCATAGTCGGCCAGGGCATCGACCCAAATAATGCGGCACGAAATGTCGGCATCGTTTATGACATGAGCAGCAACACGGCCACCGAGGTTGGTGCTCTGCCCGGATCGAACGGAGCCCTCGCGTTCGGCGTCAGCAACAGCGGTTTTGTAACAGGCTCGAGCATGCTCAATCAAGGCTCAGGCCTGCCGTTCCGTTGGTCGCCATCGGGCGGAATGGTCGCTGTTCCGCTGCCGGTCGGCACAACTCAGGCCTCAGGCAGAGGCGTTAATTCCGCCGGCTGGGTTGTCGGCACGGCTTCGTCGGCATTCGCGATCCCGTTCGTCTGGAACGGCACGACCACTTATCGCCTCCAAGACCTCATCCCCGCAAACTCCGGCTGGGATCTCTCGACTAACACTTCGTCATCAGCTCTCGGGATCAGCGATAACGGAATTATTGTCGGAACCGGCGTCTTCAACGGTGCGACCCGCGGCTATGCGATGGTTCCGGTCGGGGTAACACCGACACCAACGCCGAGCCCAACGCCGACAACATTTCTCGCCTTTGGCTCAACGACTTACAAGCAAGATGAGTCGCAATCTATAGACGTTACGATCAACAGAACTGGTGTGACGACCGGTGGCACAACGGCGTTCCTGACGCTAACGTCGACCCGAGCGGTTATCGGAACAGCGGGTTGCGGAACAGGAGCTGACGTTATCAACATGACGGGGAACGTAATTAACTTTAACCCCGGCGAAACGTCTAAGACCGTCACGCTCGGCTTGTGCGGCGATCTCAGTGCGGATACGGACGAGACGGTCAACCTGACGCTCACTAACGTGACACCAGGTGCTTCTGCCCCGAACAGTGCGGTACTGACGATCAATGACACGGCGAACCAGTTCAAGAACCCGGCTGCGATCTCGATCATCCAGGGCACGGCCGCAGGGCTGTATCCGTCGCCGATCGTGGTCACGGGAGCAACGACGAACGCCTTCCGCATCAGAGTGACGCTGTACGATTTCTATTCGACGAAGCCGGATAATCTCGACGTGCTGCTGGTCGGCCCGAACGGAGCGAAATATGCTCTGGTCGGCGATGTCGGCGGACCTGTCGCGATCACGGAAGCCGGAGCGGTCACACTGACCCTGGCGGATTACCCGAACGCAGTGCTGCCTGACTCAGGTCCGCTGGCAACGGGTATCTTCAAGCCAACTACATGCGAGACGCCCGTAACGAACTTCCCGGCACCGGCACCAGCCGGGCCGTATGTCGAACCGGGATGCGTGGTTGCGAGAACGAATGCCCAATCGCTTTATGGAAACTTTGCCGGTGTTACGGCAAACGGTACGTGGAACCTCTACATCCGCGATGACAACGGAGTCGCAAGGCCGGAAAACGTGGATGAACTCACTGGAGAACTGAAGGGCGGTTGGGGTATTGAGCTGCTTCCGTCAACGGCAACGGGAATCGATATTTCGGGGCGTGTGTTGTCGCCGGATGGGCGTGGGCTGCGGAACGCGACGGTGACGATCACGGATCCGCAGGGCAATCGGCGGACGGCGACGACGGGGTCGTTTGGGTACTACAAATTCTTCGACGTCGAGGCCGGATCGAGTGTCGTGATGGAAGTCCGCTCAAACCGCTACCGCTTCTCCTCGCGGCTGGTTCAGGTTCTCGATACGATCACGGATCTGGATTTTTCGGGGATCGAATAG
- a CDS encoding AbrB/MazE/SpoVT family DNA-binding domain-containing protein: MQSSAKITSKGQITIPLKVRTALGVKEGDKLVFEQNGGEMTVRPQKRESRFAKYAGIGNPGIGKGREAVISYVRSLRDPE; encoded by the coding sequence ATGCAATCAAGCGCAAAAATAACCAGCAAAGGGCAGATCACCATACCGCTCAAGGTAAGGACGGCACTCGGCGTTAAGGAAGGCGACAAATTGGTTTTCGAACAGAATGGCGGCGAGATGACCGTTAGGCCGCAAAAGCGAGAGAGTCGTTTTGCAAAATATGCCGGAATTGGAAATCCGGGTATTGGCAAGGGTCGCGAGGCCGTCATTAGCTACGTTCGCAGCCTTCGAGATCCGGAATGA
- a CDS encoding PIN domain-containing protein has product MISAVDTNVIVALWDADERDHLTALDLLDEAASRGGIAICGAVYGELLAGPGRTEEFINNFLDDAEIVVNWSSSEAIWRTAASAFQKYAARRRRGRSGEARRILTDFYIGAHALENGHSLLTLDDGIYRAAFPKLSLFRV; this is encoded by the coding sequence ATGATATCGGCTGTTGATACGAACGTCATTGTCGCTCTTTGGGATGCCGACGAACGCGATCACCTAACCGCTCTCGATCTGCTTGATGAAGCGGCGTCGCGCGGCGGTATCGCGATTTGCGGTGCGGTTTATGGCGAATTGTTGGCAGGGCCTGGACGTACTGAGGAGTTTATTAATAACTTTCTCGACGATGCTGAGATCGTGGTCAATTGGTCCAGTAGCGAAGCCATTTGGCGAACTGCGGCTTCGGCTTTTCAGAAATATGCCGCACGCCGACGGCGCGGGAGATCCGGCGAAGCTCGACGCATTTTGACAGATTTTTACATAGGCGCTCACGCTCTCGAAAATGGGCACAGCCTTTTGACTCTCGACGACGGGATCTACCGCGCAGCTTTTCCGAAGTTATCGCTTTTTCGCGTTTGA
- a CDS encoding magnesium transporter codes for MLYISQILNRPIFDIRDEKIAVIKDVIVKYGEEEHPPVIGLVARYSRRNFFIPSRDFQNLGLHGATMTSAILNLTPFVRRDGEVLLGKDVLDNQLIDVDGKRVVRVNDVQLIEAGDMWRVSGADVSLQGFVRRLMPKGFYGSDRPVEVIDWADVGYLATDTATVTVQLKSSKDKLSRLHPVEIAQLAESLSPIHRTEVVESLDDEIAADTLEEMSTEAQARILEDMDEERAADILEEMSPDDAVDVLDEMDDEKSEQLFNLMEENEKADVAELMRFEHDTAGGLMTTEFVVFPKHLTVGETIRGLREMAETPNMIYYLYVVEEEDSWKICGLISLRSLILADPNRKLEEVMRTDFRFAHPSESAEDVAQTISEYNLLALPVIDDEGDIAGIVTVDDAMEILLPKNLQRRLPRLFS; via the coding sequence ATGCTTTACATTTCGCAAATCCTTAACCGGCCGATCTTTGATATCCGTGATGAAAAGATCGCGGTGATCAAAGATGTGATCGTGAAATACGGTGAGGAAGAACATCCGCCGGTGATCGGCCTGGTTGCGAGGTACAGCCGCCGAAATTTCTTTATTCCGAGTCGTGATTTTCAGAACCTGGGTTTGCACGGGGCTACGATGACATCCGCAATACTTAATCTGACACCCTTTGTTCGAAGGGATGGCGAGGTCTTGTTGGGTAAGGACGTGCTTGATAACCAGTTGATCGACGTCGACGGCAAACGCGTGGTTCGTGTGAACGATGTGCAGCTAATCGAGGCGGGCGATATGTGGCGTGTCTCAGGCGCAGATGTGAGCCTGCAGGGGTTCGTTCGCCGCCTGATGCCGAAAGGCTTTTACGGCAGCGATCGGCCCGTTGAGGTCATTGACTGGGCCGACGTAGGATACCTCGCGACCGATACGGCGACCGTGACGGTGCAGCTTAAATCTTCGAAGGATAAACTTTCCCGGCTTCATCCGGTCGAGATCGCCCAACTCGCTGAATCTCTTTCCCCTATTCACCGAACTGAGGTCGTCGAAAGCCTCGATGACGAGATCGCGGCGGACACTCTCGAAGAGATGTCCACGGAGGCTCAGGCACGCATCCTCGAAGACATGGACGAAGAGCGGGCAGCCGACATTCTGGAAGAAATGTCACCCGACGATGCTGTCGACGTCCTCGATGAAATGGACGATGAAAAGTCGGAGCAGCTTTTCAATCTAATGGAGGAAAATGAGAAGGCAGACGTAGCGGAATTGATGCGGTTCGAACACGATACAGCCGGCGGCTTGATGACGACCGAATTCGTTGTTTTCCCAAAGCACCTGACCGTTGGTGAGACCATTCGAGGCCTGCGCGAAATGGCCGAGACGCCGAACATGATCTATTACCTCTACGTGGTGGAGGAAGAAGATTCATGGAAGATCTGCGGCCTGATCTCGCTCCGTTCGCTGATTCTCGCCGACCCGAACCGAAAGCTTGAGGAAGTGATGCGTACCGATTTCCGCTTCGCCCACCCGTCCGAAAGTGCCGAGGATGTTGCTCAGACGATCTCCGAATACAATCTGCTCGCCCTACCCGTCATCGACGACGAAGGCGACATCGCCGGCATCGTAACGGTCGATGATGCGATGGAAATTCTCCTGCCAAAAAATCTCCAACGCCGTTTGCCGAGGCTTTTTAGCTAA
- a CDS encoding DinB family protein, whose translation MKTIRNEANRSSLIDRLSKLKGDETPLWGRMNVNQMMSHLVQAGEFPFEASLPDKSTFASRTFIKPLILYVLTMPKEVKVSADFDQQANGRKPEEFDADRGKLVDLINKLGDAPVDSECKYHPMFGKMTAKEWALLVHKHIDHHLRQFGV comes from the coding sequence ATGAAAACTATCAGAAATGAAGCCAACCGCTCGAGCCTGATCGACCGTTTGAGCAAGTTAAAAGGTGATGAAACCCCGCTTTGGGGCCGGATGAATGTGAATCAAATGATGTCGCATCTCGTTCAGGCGGGCGAATTTCCATTTGAAGCGAGCCTCCCGGACAAGAGTACGTTTGCGTCGCGAACGTTTATCAAGCCGCTTATTCTGTACGTCCTGACGATGCCGAAGGAGGTTAAGGTGAGTGCCGATTTTGATCAGCAGGCCAATGGACGCAAGCCCGAGGAATTTGATGCTGATCGCGGGAAGCTCGTCGATCTGATCAACAAACTCGGCGACGCGCCGGTCGATAGCGAATGCAAATATCATCCGATGTTCGGAAAAATGACGGCGAAGGAATGGGCTCTGCTCGTCCACAAACACATCGACCATCATCTTAGGCAATTCGGAGTTTAG
- a CDS encoding lytic transglycosylase domain-containing protein, with translation MKKSHLSILICLLLATPALSQDRPRFFDNFDTSHGVQVVKPAYIQTSAKGGPSASSVTYATPSGSTKLVNGKRYLMPTGMSAPVNASKAKQNTRSSNMNVYEGLAEREGTSYGTRSSAMSMGTNNGMKGFTTGNPEHDSYIVDSSRRYGIDPLLIYAQMHQESSFKLKATSNKGASGLMQLMPATARRLGVSNIYDPKQNIEGGVKYMRMLLDMFGQDVNLALAGYNAGEGAVMKYGNNIPPYNETREYVRRISARYSSISNPALASTMPRVNNRTAAQLAKNEAPPLTIQQNAMAVKLPDGRMRLVN, from the coding sequence ATGAAAAAATCACACCTATCAATACTCATCTGCCTACTGCTAGCGACTCCCGCTTTGTCGCAGGACCGCCCACGTTTTTTTGATAATTTTGACACTTCCCACGGTGTTCAGGTCGTAAAACCCGCATACATACAAACCTCAGCCAAAGGCGGGCCATCCGCCAGTTCAGTCACCTACGCAACGCCGTCCGGCAGCACGAAACTAGTAAATGGCAAGCGGTATTTGATGCCAACCGGCATGTCGGCTCCGGTCAACGCCTCAAAGGCAAAGCAAAACACGAGATCGTCAAACATGAACGTTTACGAGGGGCTCGCTGAGCGTGAGGGAACGAGCTACGGTACACGTTCGTCAGCGATGTCCATGGGCACAAATAACGGTATGAAGGGGTTTACGACCGGAAATCCCGAACACGATTCTTACATTGTCGATTCGAGCCGACGCTATGGGATCGATCCGCTGCTTATATACGCTCAGATGCATCAGGAATCGTCATTCAAGCTCAAAGCGACATCAAACAAAGGGGCGAGCGGCCTGATGCAGCTCATGCCCGCGACCGCGAGACGTCTCGGGGTGTCTAATATCTACGACCCGAAACAAAATATCGAGGGCGGCGTTAAGTACATGAGAATGCTGCTTGATATGTTCGGCCAGGATGTAAATCTCGCCCTGGCAGGCTACAACGCGGGCGAAGGCGCGGTGATGAAATACGGAAATAATATTCCGCCTTATAACGAGACCCGCGAATACGTCCGTCGTATTTCAGCGAGATACAGCTCGATCTCAAATCCCGCACTCGCGAGCACGATGCCGCGGGTGAACAATAGAACAGCCGCTCAGCTGGCAAAAAATGAAGCTCCGCCGCTCACGATCCAGCAGAACGCAATGGCGGTCAAACTTCCCGATGGCCGGATGAGGTTAGTAAATTAG
- a CDS encoding PH domain-containing protein yields the protein MYCIKCGADNLETAKFCRKCGESFEVEEETRVAIRENGAVASMGGDADTDSQEAEIFAISPTLMFVKVGYALAALGALFLAAFTSVFLSNWISVWLSVFIGLLLFLIPAYYHFKRQMVSYKLTESKLEIDEGFISRTTRSVPIRRIQDVTVSSTMLQRMLGFGNLTIDNASDDGGKVVMKNINTPKFYADVLLRQMRRLDQ from the coding sequence ATGTATTGCATCAAATGCGGGGCGGATAATTTAGAGACGGCAAAGTTTTGCCGGAAATGCGGCGAGTCTTTCGAGGTAGAGGAAGAAACCCGCGTGGCGATTCGCGAAAACGGTGCGGTTGCCTCGATGGGCGGCGATGCGGATACTGATTCGCAGGAAGCCGAGATATTCGCGATCAGCCCGACACTGATGTTCGTGAAGGTCGGCTATGCTCTCGCGGCTCTCGGCGCCTTGTTTTTAGCGGCTTTTACGAGCGTCTTTCTTTCGAATTGGATATCGGTTTGGCTGTCGGTATTTATTGGCCTGCTGCTGTTTTTGATCCCCGCATATTATCACTTCAAAAGGCAGATGGTCAGCTACAAGCTCACAGAATCAAAGCTCGAGATCGACGAAGGCTTTATATCCCGCACGACCCGCAGCGTTCCGATCCGGCGCATTCAGGACGTCACCGTTTCATCGACGATGCTCCAGCGAATGCTCGGCTTCGGCAACCTGACCATCGACAACGCCAGCGACGACGGCGGCAAGGTCGTGATGAAAAACATCAACACCCCGAAATTCTACGCCGACGTTCTGCTCAGACAGATGCGGCGGCTAGATCAGTGA